In Phacochoerus africanus isolate WHEZ1 unplaced genomic scaffold, ROS_Pafr_v1 Scaffold_34, whole genome shotgun sequence, a single genomic region encodes these proteins:
- the LOC125119288 gene encoding annexin-2 receptor-like, with protein sequence MEQRFLGRVKEDWNSADVAPEVQPPPSECLAESGPWPLPFYPVLDEFSGDHGDFGCKLLSSPCWRLHFPFVGDRLGPRAPSTLEPSPAQLAPGGERDPAPEPDGRRLQQLALARPTGPRDGQQDVETPDSGPPSEDRSPPAPSRWSRDGLVSGCFEWIGRTLRALSCCGRCRSVFGAKEPLIAA encoded by the coding sequence ATGGAGCAGCGTTTTCTCGGCCGCGTGAAGGAGGACTGGAACTCCGCAGACGTGGCGCCAGAGGTCCAGCCTCCACCCAGCGAGTGCTTAGCAGAGTCTGGGCCGTGGCCGCTCCCTTTCTACCCGGTACTGGATGAGTTCTCAGGCGACCACGGTGATTTCGGTTGCAAATTGCTTTCCAGTCCTTGCTGGCGCCTACATTTTCCCTTCGTGGGAGACCGACTCGGTCCCAGAGCCCCGAGCACCTTGGAACCAAGCCCAGCCCAACTGGCACCGGGAGGAGAGAGGGACCCGGCACCGGAACCCGACGGGCGCCGGCTTCAGCAGCTGGCGTTGGCCAGACCGACCGGGCCCCGCGACGGACAGCAGGACGTCGAGACCCCTGACAGCGGGCCCCCTTCAGAGGACCggtctcctcctgccccctctcgGTGGAGCCGCGACGGGCTCGTCTCTGGCTGCTTCGAGTGGATCGGTCGCACCCTGCGCGCCTTGAGCTGCTGTGGCCGCTGCAGGTCCGTCTTTGGCGCCAAGGAGCCCTTGATTGCAGCCTGA